One stretch of Candidatus Binatia bacterium DNA includes these proteins:
- a CDS encoding DUF4336 domain-containing protein — protein MMRQPSTPLYELSKNIGIAERPQRFYGIEVGTRMTVIRLADGSLLLHSPVSLDPGLRRELDSIGRVRFTVAPNRVHHLHAGEVAEAYPEARLWVAPGLERKRPDLVFVAVLGDEAPAEWKDEVDQVFFRGRPYENEVVFLHRASRTLI, from the coding sequence ATGATGCGCCAGCCTAGCACCCCGTTGTACGAGCTGAGCAAGAACATCGGGATCGCGGAGCGGCCCCAGCGCTTCTACGGGATCGAGGTGGGCACGCGCATGACCGTGATTCGCCTCGCAGACGGGAGCCTCCTGCTGCACTCCCCGGTGTCGCTCGACCCCGGACTGCGTCGAGAGCTTGATTCGATCGGCCGCGTCCGTTTCACCGTGGCCCCCAATCGAGTCCACCACCTTCACGCCGGCGAGGTGGCCGAGGCCTATCCGGAGGCGCGGCTGTGGGTGGCGCCGGGGCTCGAGCGCAAGCGTCCCGACTTGGTGTTTGTCGCAGTGCTCGGCGACGAAGCGCCCGCCGAGTGGAAGGACGAGGTGGATCAGGTCTTCTTCCGCGGGCGTCCATACGAGAACGAGGTCGTCTTCCTTCACCGCGCGAGCCGCACGCTCATC
- a CDS encoding type II toxin-antitoxin system mRNA interferase toxin, RelE/StbE family has protein sequence MRRYELVLKRSAIADLDRLRKYDATQIADAMEKHLTHEPTKESRSRIKRLRGVSDPDYRLRVADYRVFYSVRGQELRVEVLRIMHKDETREYYEERER, from the coding sequence ATGAGGCGCTACGAGCTTGTCCTCAAGCGCAGTGCGATTGCGGATTTGGACCGTCTGCGGAAGTATGATGCGACGCAGATCGCTGACGCAATGGAGAAGCACCTGACCCACGAACCGACGAAGGAGAGTAGAAGCCGCATCAAGAGACTCAGGGGTGTCAGTGACCCCGACTACCGCCTCCGTGTGGCCGACTACCGGGTCTTCTACTCGGTCCGCGGACAGGAGCTGCGGGTAGAAGTGCTTCGGATCATGCATAAGGACGAAACGCGGGAATACTATGAGGAGCGGGAACGATGA